A DNA window from Thermoleophilaceae bacterium contains the following coding sequences:
- a CDS encoding sialidase family protein: MPKLPAICAGVVAAAAMAFATGASATTITSPTQVNNTASPFAIGCAGPGHDNTGTLAENGEVEPWVSVDQSNTQNVAGAWQQDRWSDGGSHGLVSSVSQDGGATFGGDEFPDFSRCPLFAHYGNPDAQDPGKQFDRGSDPWVSWGNDNRLYQIGLTVSEPEFGLGVNSGILASYSDDFGATWSHPAVLKSDTSRGGSVLNDKESITADPDGQHVYAIWDRLQVGGSTNVPLQTTENAIGYRGQTWFSESSDRGQTWSPARIIYDPGEVNQTIANQIAVTRNGTLVDTFILIRNFSNAHKNRGLSVATMRSTDNGATWSKPTIVSNLVDQTVTTPGDNKPLRTGDTIPDIAVDPTSDNVYVSWQDARSGTPAIYTSTSTDDGKTFGPPVQASDSPAGVSAFTGSVDVNSDGTVAVTYYDFRNDTSDTSTALTDYWITFSTDGGQSWSPSQRVTNPSFNMKDAPIARGFFVGDYEGLDHAGSDFKLFFVQAHPPAGNPTDVYTSTVTP, encoded by the coding sequence ATGCCGAAGCTTCCAGCTATCTGTGCAGGCGTGGTAGCGGCCGCCGCGATGGCGTTCGCAACCGGGGCGAGCGCGACGACGATCACCTCGCCAACGCAGGTGAACAACACGGCCTCACCATTTGCGATCGGATGCGCTGGGCCGGGCCACGACAACACGGGCACGCTGGCCGAGAACGGCGAGGTGGAGCCGTGGGTGAGCGTGGATCAGAGCAACACGCAGAACGTGGCCGGTGCCTGGCAGCAGGACCGCTGGAGCGACGGCGGCTCGCACGGTCTCGTGTCGAGCGTGTCGCAGGATGGCGGCGCGACCTTCGGCGGAGACGAGTTCCCCGACTTCAGCCGCTGCCCGCTGTTCGCGCACTACGGCAACCCCGACGCTCAGGATCCCGGCAAGCAGTTCGACCGCGGCAGCGACCCGTGGGTGTCATGGGGTAACGACAACCGGCTCTACCAGATCGGGCTTACCGTGAGCGAGCCCGAGTTCGGCCTCGGCGTGAACAGCGGCATCCTCGCGTCGTACTCCGACGATTTCGGGGCCACCTGGTCACACCCGGCGGTGCTCAAGTCGGACACCTCGCGCGGCGGCAGCGTGCTGAACGACAAGGAGTCCATCACCGCCGACCCGGACGGCCAGCACGTCTACGCGATCTGGGACCGGCTGCAGGTCGGCGGGTCGACGAACGTGCCGCTCCAGACCACGGAGAACGCGATCGGCTACCGGGGCCAGACCTGGTTCTCGGAGAGCTCCGACCGCGGGCAGACGTGGTCGCCGGCGCGGATCATCTATGACCCGGGCGAGGTGAACCAGACGATCGCGAACCAGATCGCGGTCACGCGAAACGGGACGCTGGTGGACACCTTCATCCTGATCCGCAACTTCTCAAACGCGCACAAGAACCGCGGCCTGAGCGTGGCGACGATGCGCTCCACGGACAACGGAGCGACCTGGAGCAAGCCGACGATCGTCAGCAACCTCGTGGACCAGACGGTCACGACGCCCGGTGACAACAAGCCTCTCCGTACGGGCGACACCATCCCGGACATCGCCGTGGACCCGACCTCCGACAACGTCTACGTGAGCTGGCAGGACGCGCGCTCCGGCACGCCCGCCATCTACACGTCGACCTCGACGGACGACGGGAAGACGTTCGGCCCACCGGTGCAGGCGAGCGACTCGCCGGCCGGCGTGTCGGCCTTCACCGGCTCGGTGGACGTGAACAGCGACGGCACCGTGGCGGTCACCTACTACGACTTCCGAAACGACACCTCGGATACGTCGACCGCCCTCACCGACTACTGGATCACGTTCTCGACCGACGGCGGACAGAGCTGGTCGCCATCGCAGCGGGTAACCAACCCGTCGTTCAACATGAAGGACGCGCCGATCGCGCGCGGGTTCTTCGTGGGCGACTACGAGGGGCTCGACCACGCGGGCAGCGATTTCAAGCTGTTCTTCGTGCAAGCGCATCCGCCGGCGGGCAACCCCACCGACGTCTACACGAGCACGGTAACTCCGTAG
- a CDS encoding HD domain-containing phosphohydrolase has protein sequence MIAAAPTPSRATAGSRGDILSLLELVRHDTDLFVHGLNVGRLAERMARTLGLADGHVAAIRVAAELHDIGKLAVPRSVLTKRGALTESERHVMERHPVVGAAILQLAGLPRHARWVRHHHERMDGQGYPDGLAGYEIPLASRIILAADAFDALTSDRPYRPAQSEDAALAELAAHSGSQFDPACIAVLVKVA, from the coding sequence GTGATCGCAGCGGCGCCCACCCCGTCGAGAGCAACCGCCGGGTCGCGGGGCGACATCCTGTCGCTGCTCGAGCTCGTACGCCACGACACCGACCTGTTCGTACACGGGCTCAACGTGGGCAGGCTCGCGGAGCGGATGGCGCGGACCCTCGGGCTCGCCGACGGGCATGTGGCCGCGATCCGCGTGGCGGCAGAGCTTCACGACATCGGCAAGCTTGCCGTCCCGCGTTCGGTGCTGACGAAGCGAGGCGCTCTGACCGAGAGCGAGCGGCACGTGATGGAGCGGCATCCGGTCGTTGGGGCGGCGATCCTGCAGCTCGCGGGGCTCCCGCGCCACGCGCGCTGGGTCCGCCACCACCACGAGCGCATGGACGGCCAGGGTTACCCCGATGGCCTGGCGGGCTACGAGATCCCGCTGGCGTCGAGGATCATCCTCGCGGCCGACGCCTTCGATGCTCTCACCTCCGATCGGCCCTACCGCCCGGCGCAGTCAGAGGACGCCGCGCTCGCGGAGCTCGCGGCCCACAGCGGAAGCCAATTCGATCCCGCTTGCATAGCTGTTCTCGTGAAAGTTGCGTAG
- a CDS encoding ATP-binding protein, producing the protein MSIPAAAAAAREARRAVANAPNGLKEHLGRDGLLLLTELVNNAVIHGSRSQTDEVAVDIWEGGERVRVEVRDDGAGFAWRRPVSDPSRTTGYGLVLVEEVAERWGIHTSSGRTCVWFEL; encoded by the coding sequence ATGTCGATCCCAGCCGCGGCAGCAGCGGCGCGCGAGGCGCGCCGAGCGGTCGCGAACGCGCCGAACGGCCTCAAAGAGCACCTGGGGCGCGACGGACTGCTGCTCCTCACGGAACTGGTGAACAACGCCGTGATCCACGGCTCTCGCAGCCAGACGGACGAGGTCGCGGTGGACATCTGGGAGGGCGGAGAACGCGTGCGCGTGGAGGTCCGGGACGACGGCGCGGGGTTCGCGTGGCGTCGCCCGGTCTCGGATCCGAGCAGGACCACCGGTTACGGCCTGGTGCTCGTCGAGGAGGTCGCGGAGCGCTGGGGCATTCACACCTCGTCGGGCCGGACCTGCGTCTGGTTCGAGCTTTAG
- a CDS encoding sigma-70 family RNA polymerase sigma factor, translating to MATTIVEAPGITSGAGAFAKLEDDRLVSAIRDGHDEAFEVFYDRYHAGVLSFCRHMLGNREDAEDAVQQTFLATYKQAHDARPPAHPRAWVYTVARNRCLTTIRARRESSTDALEPTTEGLDEEVERRQELRELLGDLGRLPEDQRVALLLFELGALDQTEIAETIGCPPAKVKALVYQARTTLAHRAEARNARCSDIREQLATLRGGTLNNRAIKHHLEICEGCSEFRDEVRRQRARFGLILPVIPLATSHGAVLSALGLGTGATHAAAGAGRAARWAAYAMRPRVAVVAALTAGATAAGLATILGGHDRHGVTPGVAPVQAATPSTRVAAKTRAPVAHHAAASRRHRPAAVRPAAHHRRAAAVVVHQQPGGQSPAATMPPKSPAATPPRSPVRKAPTQSNPPARTPHTSPPSPRPTSPPATTPPTSTGTPPPAPPPSTSCGSNGQGGGNGWGHCKGPDGLPPPAEQHSQGNGPPGGKKP from the coding sequence TTGGCAACCACGATCGTTGAGGCGCCAGGGATCACCTCCGGTGCCGGTGCCTTCGCAAAGCTCGAAGATGACCGACTTGTTTCCGCGATCAGGGACGGTCACGACGAGGCGTTCGAGGTCTTCTATGACCGCTACCACGCCGGTGTCCTGTCGTTCTGCCGGCACATGCTCGGCAACAGGGAGGACGCCGAGGATGCGGTGCAGCAGACATTCCTGGCCACCTACAAGCAGGCTCACGACGCGCGGCCGCCCGCGCACCCGCGCGCGTGGGTGTACACGGTCGCGCGCAATCGCTGCCTGACCACCATCCGCGCCCGGCGCGAAAGCTCCACCGACGCTCTCGAGCCCACCACGGAGGGGCTCGACGAGGAGGTGGAGCGGCGCCAGGAGCTGCGCGAGCTGCTCGGCGATCTGGGCCGCCTGCCTGAGGATCAGCGCGTGGCCCTGCTGCTGTTCGAGCTCGGAGCGCTCGACCAGACGGAGATCGCGGAGACAATCGGATGCCCGCCCGCGAAGGTGAAGGCGCTCGTGTACCAGGCGCGGACGACGCTCGCCCACCGCGCCGAGGCGCGAAACGCGCGCTGCTCGGACATCAGGGAGCAGCTCGCCACGCTTCGCGGCGGGACCCTGAACAACCGCGCCATCAAGCACCACCTCGAAATCTGCGAGGGCTGTTCGGAGTTCCGGGACGAGGTCCGCCGCCAGCGCGCTCGCTTCGGCCTGATCCTGCCCGTGATCCCGCTCGCCACTTCGCACGGTGCCGTGTTGAGTGCGCTCGGACTTGGAACCGGCGCGACGCATGCTGCGGCAGGCGCGGGTCGCGCGGCGCGCTGGGCGGCGTACGCGATGAGGCCGAGGGTCGCGGTCGTGGCGGCCCTGACCGCCGGCGCGACCGCTGCCGGCCTGGCGACCATCCTGGGCGGACATGATCGGCATGGCGTGACACCGGGCGTGGCCCCCGTGCAAGCTGCCACGCCCAGCACCAGGGTCGCCGCGAAGACGCGCGCGCCCGTCGCGCATCACGCCGCGGCCTCCAGGCGTCACCGGCCGGCAGCCGTTCGCCCCGCGGCGCACCATCGCCGCGCCGCGGCGGTGGTGGTTCATCAGCAGCCGGGCGGGCAGAGCCCGGCCGCCACCATGCCGCCAAAGTCGCCCGCTGCAACGCCGCCGCGGAGCCCGGTCCGTAAAGCGCCAACACAGTCCAACCCGCCCGCGCGCACGCCACACACGTCTCCCCCATCGCCTCGGCCCACGAGCCCACCGGCCACCACGCCACCCACCTCCACGGGCACACCGCCGCCCGCGCCCCCGCCGTCCACCTCGTGTGGATCGAACGGACAGGGCGGCGGGAACGGCTGGGGGCACTGCAAGGGACCTGACGGCCTGCCCCCACCGGCCGAGCAGCACAGCCAGGGAAACGGCCCGCCCGGCGGGAAGAAGCCGTAG
- a CDS encoding family 1 encapsulin nanocompartment shell protein, with the protein MSHLLRGSAPISDDGWRMLDEEATERLTPALAARKLVDFSGPHGWDYSATNLGRTTAPDKGPSDGVTGRKRRVLPVVELRADFEIQRQELRDADRGAEDADLAPLDKAAHQMALAENIAVFHGWEDAITGIAEASPHESHAIGDSANDYPRHVAGATERMLCEGIGGPYGLALGRHQYRRVVETAEHGGYPLLDHLHRILDGPIIWAPGVDGAVVLSLRGGDFLFESGQDLSIGYDSHDANVVRLYLEESFSFHVATPEAAVALTP; encoded by the coding sequence ATGAGTCACCTGCTCCGCGGCAGCGCTCCCATCAGCGACGACGGCTGGCGCATGCTCGACGAGGAGGCGACCGAGCGCCTCACGCCGGCGCTGGCCGCCCGCAAGCTCGTGGACTTCTCCGGTCCGCACGGCTGGGACTACAGCGCCACCAACCTCGGCCGCACCACCGCCCCCGACAAGGGCCCGTCGGATGGCGTGACCGGGCGCAAGCGGCGCGTCCTTCCGGTGGTGGAACTGAGGGCGGACTTCGAGATCCAGCGACAGGAACTGCGAGACGCCGACCGCGGCGCAGAAGACGCCGACCTCGCGCCGCTCGACAAGGCCGCCCACCAGATGGCGCTGGCGGAGAACATCGCCGTGTTCCACGGCTGGGAGGACGCGATCACGGGCATCGCGGAGGCGTCGCCCCACGAGTCACACGCGATAGGCGACTCCGCCAACGACTACCCCCGCCATGTGGCCGGCGCAACGGAGCGCATGCTCTGCGAGGGGATAGGCGGCCCATACGGCCTTGCCCTCGGCCGCCACCAGTACAGGCGCGTGGTGGAAACCGCCGAGCACGGCGGCTACCCGCTCCTCGACCACCTCCACAGGATCCTCGACGGCCCGATCATCTGGGCGCCGGGAGTGGATGGGGCGGTGGTGCTCAGCCTGCGAGGCGGCGACTTCCTGTTCGAATCCGGCCAGGACCTCTCCATCGGCTACGACTCCCACGACGCGAACGTGGTGCGGCTCTACCTCGAGGAGAGCTTCAGCTTCCACGTGGCCACCCCCGAGGCGGCCGTCGCGCTCACGCCATAG